A window of Thermincola ferriacetica contains these coding sequences:
- a CDS encoding mechanosensitive ion channel family protein yields the protein MDKLIERWLQKIPLISEETLAKVFTVTYKIIGIIVIAKIGLMLGNFIINKVFTFGDRRPYFDERRVNTLRTLLKSALRYAAYFLVGLGVLQELLQTLLGTDIKTFLAGAGIIGVALGFGAQSLVKDIVTGFFILLENQYAVGEYITTGQYSGFVEEMGLRVTKLRDWGGELHIVPNGMLTAVTNYSRGSMRAMVDMSIAYEEDIDKAIHVMSRVAGEIAEELQDVIVEGPEILGVVAFGPSEVIIRCVAKTKPMEQWRVERELRKRFKEAFDKEGIEIPYPKQVYISGDKRTEAPKAKEGNY from the coding sequence ATGGACAAACTAATTGAACGTTGGTTACAAAAGATACCTCTAATTTCAGAGGAGACCTTGGCAAAGGTTTTTACGGTCACATATAAAATTATTGGAATAATCGTTATAGCCAAAATTGGGTTAATGCTGGGCAATTTTATTATAAACAAAGTTTTTACTTTCGGTGACAGGAGGCCTTACTTTGACGAACGCCGGGTCAATACCCTGCGCACCCTGTTGAAGAGTGCGCTTCGCTATGCAGCTTACTTTCTGGTGGGGTTGGGCGTTTTGCAGGAATTGCTCCAGACTTTGCTGGGCACCGACATTAAAACTTTTTTAGCTGGTGCCGGAATAATTGGCGTGGCGCTGGGTTTTGGTGCACAGAGTTTGGTAAAAGATATTGTTACAGGCTTTTTTATCCTGCTGGAAAACCAGTATGCTGTGGGTGAATACATTACTACAGGTCAATACTCGGGATTTGTGGAAGAAATGGGATTACGGGTTACCAAGCTCAGGGACTGGGGTGGGGAACTGCACATCGTCCCTAACGGCATGTTAACCGCCGTTACCAATTACAGCCGTGGCAGTATGCGCGCTATGGTAGACATGAGCATTGCCTATGAGGAAGATATTGACAAAGCTATTCATGTTATGAGCAGAGTAGCCGGCGAAATTGCAGAAGAACTACAGGATGTAATAGTTGAAGGGCCTGAGATATTGGGGGTTGTAGCTTTTGGACCTTCGGAAGTAATTATCCGCTGTGTGGCCAAAACTAAGCCGATGGAACAATGGCGGGTGGAAAGGGAGTTGCGGAAAAGGTTCAAAGAAGCTTTTGATAAGGAAGGCATCGAAATTCCCTACCCAAAACAAGTATATATTAGTGGGGATAAGCGAACAGAAGCCCCGAAGGCGAAAGAAGGAAATTACTGA
- the ychF gene encoding redox-regulated ATPase YchF yields MQLGIVGLPNVGKSTLFNAITRAGAEAANYPFCTIDPNVGVVEVPDPRLDKLAEMVNPQRVVPTVTQFVDIAGLVRGASKGEGLGNKFLSHIREVDAIVHVVRCFRDDNVAHVEGSVGPTRDIETINMELILADMETLERRLDRSRKLLKTNDKKVAAEVELLERIYAALDAGKPIRGLGLNPEEAAIIKDANFLTAKPVLYAANVGEEDLPDGKGNPFVEEVKRIAAAENSEVIVVCAKIEAEIAELDDDEKAEFLADLGLEESGLDKLIRAGYRLLGLMTFFTAGPQEVKAWTIKRGTKAPQAAGKIHSDIERGFIRAEVVSYDDLMAAGSQLAAREKGLVRLEGKDYVMQDGDVVYFRFNV; encoded by the coding sequence ATGCAGCTTGGTATCGTAGGTCTCCCCAACGTCGGCAAGTCGACGTTATTTAATGCTATTACCCGAGCGGGTGCGGAAGCAGCCAATTACCCTTTCTGTACAATAGACCCCAATGTAGGAGTAGTTGAAGTTCCGGACCCAAGGCTGGACAAGCTGGCAGAAATGGTTAATCCCCAGCGGGTTGTTCCCACTGTTACCCAGTTTGTGGACATTGCCGGTCTGGTCCGCGGGGCCAGTAAGGGAGAAGGTTTGGGAAACAAGTTTTTGTCCCATATCAGGGAAGTGGATGCTATCGTCCATGTGGTCCGTTGTTTCCGGGATGATAATGTTGCCCATGTTGAGGGCAGTGTCGGCCCGACCAGGGATATTGAAACAATAAACATGGAACTTATTTTGGCTGACATGGAGACTCTGGAGAGAAGGCTGGACAGAAGCCGGAAGCTGTTAAAAACAAATGATAAAAAAGTAGCGGCAGAAGTGGAATTGCTGGAACGGATTTACGCAGCTTTGGATGCCGGCAAGCCTATCAGAGGCCTGGGCCTGAATCCGGAAGAAGCGGCCATAATCAAAGATGCTAATTTTCTGACTGCCAAGCCGGTTTTATACGCCGCCAATGTTGGCGAGGAAGATTTACCCGACGGAAAGGGAAACCCTTTTGTGGAAGAGGTGAAAAGAATAGCGGCAGCGGAAAATTCTGAAGTTATCGTGGTCTGTGCCAAAATAGAAGCGGAAATAGCTGAACTGGATGACGACGAAAAAGCGGAATTTCTTGCGGACCTGGGGTTGGAGGAATCGGGGCTGGATAAACTTATCCGGGCAGGCTACAGGTTGTTGGGACTGATGACCTTTTTTACCGCTGGCCCGCAGGAAGTCAAGGCCTGGACTATCAAACGGGGAACCAAGGCGCCCCAGGCAGCGGGGAAAATTCATTCCGACATTGAACGAGGTTTTATCAGGGCGGAAGTAGTTTCCTATGATGACCTAATGGCTGCCGGTTCACAACTGGCGGCCAGGGAGAAAGGCCTGGTCCGGCTGGAAGGAAAAGATTATGTGATGCAGGATGGGGACGTTGTTTACTTCCGTTTTAATGTATAG
- a CDS encoding DUF951 domain-containing protein, protein MHKFRVGDIVKMRKPHPCGGYEWEITRTGMDFRMKCLKCNHQVMLPRPKFEKGVKAVVKSVVESEEN, encoded by the coding sequence ATGCACAAATTCAGAGTAGGGGATATAGTTAAAATGAGGAAACCCCACCCCTGTGGCGGTTACGAATGGGAAATTACCCGGACAGGGATGGACTTTCGGATGAAATGCCTGAAATGCAATCACCAGGTTATGCTGCCGCGGCCCAAGTTTGAAAAAGGCGTTAAGGCCGTGGTTAAGTCTGTTGTGGAAAGTGAAGAGAATTAA
- the rpsR gene encoding 30S ribosomal protein S18, with product MKRERGRRPRKRVCSFCVDKVEAIDYKDSAKLRKYITERGKILPRRISGNCAKHQRQLTTAIKRARHMALLPFTAE from the coding sequence ATGAAGCGTGAACGTGGCAGAAGACCTCGTAAAAGGGTTTGCTCCTTTTGCGTAGACAAGGTGGAAGCCATCGATTATAAAGATAGCGCCAAACTTCGGAAGTATATAACCGAACGCGGCAAGATCTTGCCTCGCCGGATTTCCGGCAACTGTGCGAAACACCAGAGACAGTTAACGACAGCTATTAAAAGGGCCAGGCACATGGCGTTGCTGCCCTTCACAGCCGAATAA
- a CDS encoding MazG-like family protein → MSLNNQGVDIAKNIRIIEWLKAELTGSVAALFKAMLKGTEEIIVEALASIIITSYIIARRLGINFSRLDLHIESKLRGSIEEGHEVERWYGDLSAFLRYVTGKKR, encoded by the coding sequence GTGTCCCTGAATAATCAAGGCGTGGATATTGCCAAAAACATCAGAATTATAGAATGGCTAAAGGCCGAACTGACCGGTTCGGTGGCAGCTTTGTTTAAGGCGATGCTTAAAGGTACTGAGGAAATTATTGTTGAAGCTCTGGCCTCAATTATTATTACCTCATACATAATAGCGCGGCGCCTGGGCATAAATTTTTCCAGGTTAGACCTGCATATAGAAAGCAAGTTGCGCGGCAGTATTGAGGAAGGACATGAGGTAGAACGCTGGTACGGGGACTTATCAGCATTTTTGCGCTACGTTACCGGTAAGAAGAGGTGA
- the rpsF gene encoding 30S ribosomal protein S6 encodes MRAYEAMYIINPELDEEQSNAIVEKFQGIVTGTGGELVKLDKWGKRKLAYEIDHKREGFYVLMQFNGEPATAQELDRVFRITDGIMKYMIVKEDK; translated from the coding sequence ATGCGAGCCTATGAAGCTATGTATATCATTAATCCGGAGCTGGATGAAGAACAAAGCAATGCCATAGTGGAGAAATTCCAGGGTATTGTGACCGGCACCGGCGGTGAGCTCGTCAAACTAGACAAGTGGGGTAAACGTAAATTGGCTTATGAAATCGATCATAAGCGGGAAGGATTTTACGTTTTGATGCAGTTTAACGGTGAGCCTGCAACCGCACAGGAGCTAGACCGGGTATTCCGGATTACTGACGGCATAATGAAATATATGATCGTTAAAGAAGATAAATAG
- a CDS encoding HEAT repeat domain-containing protein gives MNLPLIGALVFVLMLGVLFLLARSNKSFSVNEYGSLVKSEEKVPVDSETLINILKDGNAKEKIAAIEKLVELAPPGCGQLLVEAMADKNEEVKIVAAEALLKMRDVETISLLVEALRNPGKWLPARVAEVLAAIGEPAVPVLTEAAADADEKVRAYVIQILGMINANGLEPVFQKGLQDSSVEVRRAAASVLAELKPAGLQEDLLAAVKDSDARVRIHAIKALSRFKDKRVLERLAAATEDDEWTVVASAIGALAGIGNEGEEILSRIAGDLHHPGQELALKALQAKGKKPGKVVNISYGRNDV, from the coding sequence ATGAATTTGCCCTTAATTGGCGCCCTTGTTTTTGTTTTGATGTTAGGGGTACTGTTTCTTTTGGCGCGAAGTAATAAATCGTTTTCCGTTAATGAATACGGTTCCTTAGTGAAATCGGAGGAAAAAGTTCCTGTTGACAGCGAAACTTTGATAAACATCTTAAAAGATGGCAACGCTAAAGAAAAAATTGCGGCCATAGAAAAGCTTGTTGAGCTGGCTCCGCCCGGTTGCGGGCAGTTATTGGTGGAGGCCATGGCCGATAAAAACGAGGAAGTTAAAATAGTGGCCGCGGAAGCGCTGCTGAAAATGAGGGATGTAGAAACCATTTCCTTATTAGTTGAAGCTCTTCGCAATCCGGGAAAATGGTTGCCGGCCAGGGTGGCAGAGGTATTGGCGGCTATTGGAGAGCCGGCCGTGCCTGTTTTGACGGAAGCAGCAGCCGATGCTGATGAAAAGGTACGCGCCTATGTTATTCAAATTTTGGGTATGATAAATGCCAACGGGCTGGAACCGGTATTTCAAAAGGGTCTGCAAGACTCCTCGGTGGAGGTGCGGAGGGCAGCGGCGTCAGTTTTAGCTGAATTAAAGCCTGCCGGGTTGCAAGAAGACTTGTTGGCAGCGGTGAAAGATTCCGATGCTAGGGTAAGGATCCACGCAATAAAAGCCCTGAGCCGTTTTAAGGATAAACGGGTACTTGAGCGGTTGGCAGCAGCGACCGAAGATGACGAGTGGACCGTGGTGGCAAGCGCTATAGGAGCTTTGGCCGGCATAGGAAATGAAGGAGAAGAGATTTTATCGCGAATAGCGGGAGATTTGCATCACCCGGGGCAGGAATTGGCCTTGAAGGCTTTGCAAGCTAAAGGAAAGAAACCTGGTAAAGTTGTAAACATATCCTATGGCCGAAATGATGTTTAG
- a CDS encoding single-stranded DNA-binding protein, producing MLNRVILIGRLTKDPELRYTPNGRAVAGFTLAVDRPFKNQQGERETDFINIVVWGAQAENCANYLSKGKLAAVDGRLQIRSFEGQDGQRRWVTEVVADTVRFLSPKSGSEPASFGGAEEMGISVDFSDDDIPF from the coding sequence ATGTTAAACAGGGTCATCCTGATTGGCCGGTTAACTAAAGATCCGGAACTGCGGTACACACCTAACGGTAGAGCTGTTGCCGGCTTTACCCTTGCTGTTGACAGGCCTTTTAAAAATCAGCAGGGAGAGCGGGAGACAGACTTTATTAACATAGTTGTTTGGGGAGCGCAAGCCGAGAATTGCGCTAACTATTTATCAAAAGGTAAACTGGCTGCTGTCGACGGAAGGTTGCAGATTCGTTCCTTTGAAGGGCAGGACGGACAGCGCCGCTGGGTTACGGAAGTAGTGGCCGATACGGTTCGTTTCTTGAGCCCCAAAAGCGGCAGTGAGCCGGCTTCCTTTGGCGGAGCTGAAGAGATGGGTATTTCTGTTGACTTTTCCGATGACGATATACCTTTCTAG
- a CDS encoding aminopeptidase, which yields MNKKEETKSPGEKLKEELCAETQLVWDSIDKKEKEEVMRFNEDYKTFLSNAKTEKQTVKEIIQQARDKGFISLEEMFKGGKKLKPGNKIFINYKNKSAVLVVVGKEPLWEGLNIVGSHVDAPRLDLKPQPLYEDQNLALMKTHYYGGIKKYQWPAIPLALHGVVYTARGTVAELMVGEKAEEPVFTISDLLPHLAKEQMGKKMGEAIKGEDLNILVGSIPVEDKEVKERVKLTVLKLLNERYGITEEDFISAELELVPAGPARDVGLDRSMVGGYGQDDRVCAYASLRAILDVQSPIYTSVAIFVDKEEIGSTGNTGMKSRFFENAVAEMLYLVAGDYNELYCRRTLAHSRALSADVSAGMDPNYPNVVDKYNAARLGYGVVITKYTGSGGKYSTSDANPGFINQVRRIFKENKVIWQTGELGKVDQGGGGTIAQYIARYGMEVLDCGVALLGMHSPFEVAHKGDIYMGYKAYKAFFEQAGNEKY from the coding sequence ATGAATAAGAAAGAAGAAACCAAATCGCCCGGTGAAAAGTTAAAAGAAGAATTATGCGCTGAGACCCAACTCGTGTGGGATAGTATTGATAAGAAGGAAAAAGAGGAGGTTATGCGGTTTAACGAAGACTACAAAACCTTCTTAAGTAATGCAAAAACAGAAAAACAAACGGTTAAAGAAATTATCCAACAGGCCCGGGACAAAGGATTTATAAGCCTGGAGGAGATGTTCAAGGGCGGCAAAAAGTTGAAACCGGGAAACAAAATTTTTATTAACTATAAGAATAAAAGCGCTGTTTTAGTGGTGGTTGGGAAGGAACCACTTTGGGAAGGGTTGAATATCGTAGGTTCTCACGTTGATGCCCCCAGGCTGGACTTAAAACCTCAACCTCTTTATGAGGATCAAAACCTGGCTTTAATGAAAACTCATTATTACGGCGGAATAAAGAAATATCAATGGCCGGCAATTCCGCTGGCTTTGCATGGGGTAGTTTATACAGCCAGGGGAACCGTTGCCGAACTGATGGTGGGTGAAAAGGCCGAGGAGCCTGTTTTTACCATTTCCGATCTACTGCCCCATCTGGCCAAGGAGCAGATGGGCAAAAAAATGGGGGAAGCTATCAAGGGAGAAGATTTGAATATTCTTGTTGGCAGTATTCCTGTAGAAGATAAAGAAGTTAAAGAACGCGTAAAATTAACTGTCCTTAAATTGTTAAACGAGCGTTATGGCATTACGGAAGAAGACTTTATCAGCGCTGAACTCGAGTTAGTCCCTGCCGGACCGGCCCGGGATGTGGGACTTGACAGAAGTATGGTGGGGGGTTACGGACAAGACGACAGGGTATGTGCCTATGCTTCTTTAAGAGCTATTTTAGATGTGCAAAGTCCCATATATACCTCAGTAGCCATTTTTGTCGACAAAGAGGAAATCGGCAGCACCGGAAATACCGGGATGAAATCGAGATTTTTTGAAAATGCTGTAGCTGAAATGCTGTACCTGGTTGCCGGCGATTATAACGAACTATACTGTCGCAGGACTCTGGCCCATTCCCGCGCATTATCGGCAGACGTCAGCGCCGGGATGGATCCCAACTATCCTAATGTCGTGGATAAATACAATGCAGCCAGGTTGGGGTATGGTGTGGTTATTACCAAGTATACAGGTTCCGGCGGAAAATATTCCACCAGCGATGCCAACCCCGGCTTTATTAACCAGGTGAGACGTATTTTTAAGGAAAATAAAGTAATATGGCAAACGGGCGAACTGGGCAAAGTGGACCAGGGGGGCGGCGGCACGATCGCCCAATATATCGCCAGATACGGTATGGAAGTCCTGGATTGCGGCGTGGCCCTGCTGGGTATGCACTCTCCCTTTGAAGTGGCCCATAAAGGCGACATTTACATGGGATACAAAGCTTATAAAGCCTTTTTTGAACAAGCAGGTAATGAAAAGTATTGA